Proteins encoded in a region of the Paramagnetospirillum magneticum AMB-1 genome:
- a CDS encoding hybrid sensor histidine kinase/response regulator gives MAADVPEMGDVPETGGGPAVAAADCLWSVDARGRLIALSAPLGVSLPLPWWRVVRLERTDRRALAISLKSGQPFSGLRASLRRGPLAGTGLDLSGRGRHGGWSGAALVRDDPPLPDFGTDGRRGADLIQAVLEQTATALAVGTVFVARRERDGTLIPEFAAADPAVGGDIVGHPYRSLGTACGDVLSTGRPLVVAAGLDERYPLLGRFRRLGVTAYAGAPLFDGSEAPGGVLVALGTSPFDDPSRVEAILAAAARCVAPHFRAALEERRLSHAAARFSSLLDNLPGMAYRVRMSPDGRRRMLYASQGAERLIGITPAEMCRLPSDRLLELRHPDDRERTLADTIDRLGRQDEVSLRWRLARPSGTVSWVRSSERLVGRDGADLLVEGLLQDCGAEVEVEDELARRVRELKAVADYAPDWESWLDEDGGLRWLSPGVEKVTGYTVEECRALAGYPRSLVCDEDLGVFDTAMAAAGAGSAVADIDIRIRRRWGEASWCSLSIQPVIADGHPAGLRLCIRRIDRRKAAEQMLHQREEEIARVLAALDLVREAVIVSNAEGTISYANAAAARLLGFEAAAALRGHPWRTLGLAGSSSAPFLDIIESSLASRGAWSGELVLGQGEGAIYLDTRFARMPQDGFIAVLTDIGARKLADEQLRENQERYRALFETAGDAIFLMEGAGIIDCNPRAEAVFGHGRGELQGHGLHDFAPPRQTDGRESKVVAAGLLAKALGGHPQAYEWLGRHKDGSLIHLDVTLTCVPRRGRPYLVAVVRDVTERRRREDEQRHLEQQLAQARKLEALGQLAGGVAHDFNNILGAIRGFADLLSDEVPAGSPGERYVRRILTASDRAKGVVRQILAFSRRSEVSHGTVDLGRLAEECLGLLRASLPATTGLTFNHGAGAAGTVVDGDRDQLSQVILNLVINANDALDGVPGDIQVIVARSGDGAELRRLTSRTRPELALAVEVETDAGGGVTAFTGRFDPDRPHVTLSIIDSGPGIPQAVIAHAFDPFFTTKAARQGTGLGLAVVHSIVLAHHGAIVVRSHPDRGCRFDIVLPMGQGDAAAEMAVSGTEAALPPGTRVLVVDDDADFGDMILAMLEHRGVEAAVVSSPLDALEVLRDHPDAWDVMVTDQTMPGMRGIDLVKAVKAIRPDLPCLICTGYPEALDEAALTKAGVFALLHKPVDFPHYFAQLARALAVD, from the coding sequence GTGGCCGCCGACGTCCCGGAAATGGGCGACGTCCCGGAAACGGGCGGCGGCCCCGCCGTGGCCGCGGCGGATTGCCTGTGGAGCGTGGACGCCCGGGGAAGGCTGATCGCCCTGTCGGCGCCCCTGGGCGTCTCCTTGCCGCTGCCGTGGTGGCGGGTGGTTCGCCTGGAGCGGACGGACCGCCGTGCCCTGGCCATCAGCCTGAAGAGCGGACAGCCGTTCAGCGGCCTGCGGGCCAGTCTTCGACGGGGACCCCTGGCGGGAACCGGGCTGGACCTGTCGGGGCGCGGGCGTCATGGCGGCTGGAGCGGCGCGGCGCTGGTGCGCGATGATCCGCCGCTTCCCGACTTCGGCACGGATGGCCGGCGCGGTGCCGACCTGATCCAGGCGGTGCTGGAGCAGACGGCGACGGCCCTGGCCGTCGGCACCGTCTTCGTCGCCCGGCGCGAGCGCGACGGCACCTTGATTCCGGAATTCGCCGCCGCCGACCCGGCGGTGGGCGGCGACATCGTCGGCCACCCCTATCGCAGCCTGGGCACCGCCTGCGGAGACGTGCTGTCCACCGGACGTCCCCTGGTGGTCGCCGCCGGCCTTGACGAGCGCTATCCCCTGCTTGGGCGGTTCCGCCGCCTGGGCGTCACCGCCTATGCCGGAGCGCCGCTGTTCGATGGCTCCGAGGCTCCCGGCGGTGTGCTGGTCGCCTTGGGGACGTCGCCCTTCGACGACCCGTCCAGGGTCGAGGCGATTCTTGCCGCCGCCGCCCGGTGCGTCGCCCCCCATTTCCGCGCCGCCCTGGAAGAGCGCCGCCTGTCGCATGCGGCCGCGCGCTTCTCCTCCCTGCTGGATAATCTGCCCGGCATGGCCTACCGCGTCCGCATGTCCCCCGACGGCCGGCGGCGAATGCTTTACGCCAGCCAGGGCGCCGAGCGGCTGATCGGCATCACTCCGGCCGAGATGTGCCGCCTGCCCTCCGATCGCCTGCTGGAACTGCGCCATCCCGACGACCGCGAGCGCACCCTGGCCGATACCATCGACCGGCTGGGCCGGCAGGACGAGGTCTCTCTGCGGTGGCGGCTGGCGCGGCCGAGCGGGACGGTCTCGTGGGTGCGGTCCAGCGAGCGGCTGGTCGGCCGCGACGGCGCCGACCTCCTGGTCGAAGGGTTGCTGCAGGATTGCGGTGCCGAGGTCGAGGTCGAGGACGAACTGGCCCGCCGGGTCCGCGAATTGAAGGCGGTGGCCGACTATGCTCCCGACTGGGAAAGCTGGCTGGACGAGGACGGCGGCCTGCGTTGGCTCAGTCCCGGCGTCGAGAAGGTCACCGGCTACACGGTCGAGGAATGCCGGGCCCTTGCCGGCTATCCGCGCAGCCTGGTCTGCGACGAGGATCTGGGTGTCTTCGACACCGCCATGGCCGCCGCCGGAGCGGGATCGGCCGTGGCCGACATCGACATCCGCATCCGCCGGCGCTGGGGCGAGGCGAGCTGGTGCTCGCTCTCCATCCAGCCGGTGATCGCCGATGGCCATCCCGCCGGCCTGCGCCTGTGCATCCGGCGTATCGACCGGCGCAAGGCGGCCGAGCAGATGCTGCACCAGCGCGAGGAGGAGATCGCCCGGGTTCTGGCCGCCCTCGATCTCGTGCGCGAGGCGGTGATCGTCAGCAATGCCGAGGGCACCATCTCCTATGCCAATGCCGCCGCCGCCCGGCTCCTGGGCTTCGAGGCCGCCGCCGCCCTGCGCGGCCATCCCTGGCGGACCCTGGGGCTGGCCGGATCCTCCTCGGCGCCCTTCCTGGACATCATCGAATCCTCCCTGGCCAGCCGGGGGGCCTGGAGCGGCGAACTGGTGCTGGGGCAGGGGGAGGGCGCCATCTATCTCGACACCCGCTTCGCCCGCATGCCCCAGGACGGATTCATCGCGGTGCTGACCGACATCGGGGCGCGCAAGCTGGCCGACGAGCAACTGCGCGAGAACCAGGAACGCTATCGCGCCCTGTTCGAGACGGCCGGCGACGCCATCTTCCTGATGGAAGGCGCCGGCATCATCGACTGCAATCCCCGGGCGGAAGCCGTCTTCGGCCACGGCCGCGGCGAACTTCAGGGGCACGGTCTGCACGATTTCGCTCCGCCCCGCCAGACCGATGGCCGCGAGTCCAAGGTGGTGGCGGCGGGATTGCTGGCCAAGGCGCTGGGCGGCCATCCCCAGGCCTATGAATGGCTGGGCCGCCACAAGGACGGTTCGCTGATCCATCTCGACGTGACCCTGACCTGCGTCCCCCGGCGAGGGCGGCCCTATCTGGTGGCGGTGGTTCGCGACGTTACCGAGCGGCGGCGGCGCGAGGACGAGCAAAGGCACCTGGAACAGCAACTGGCCCAGGCCCGCAAGCTCGAGGCCCTCGGCCAGCTGGCCGGCGGCGTGGCCCATGATTTCAACAACATCCTGGGGGCGATCCGCGGCTTCGCCGACCTGCTGAGCGACGAGGTTCCGGCCGGGTCGCCGGGCGAGCGCTATGTGCGCCGCATCCTGACCGCCAGCGACCGCGCCAAGGGCGTGGTCCGCCAGATTCTCGCCTTCTCCCGCCGCAGCGAGGTGTCGCACGGCACCGTTGATCTGGGGCGTCTGGCCGAGGAATGCCTGGGGCTGCTGCGGGCCAGCCTTCCCGCCACCACCGGCCTGACCTTCAACCACGGTGCGGGGGCTGCCGGCACCGTGGTCGACGGCGATCGCGACCAGTTGAGCCAGGTCATTCTTAACCTGGTGATCAATGCCAACGATGCCCTGGACGGGGTGCCGGGCGACATTCAGGTCATCGTGGCCCGGTCCGGCGACGGGGCGGAACTGCGCCGCCTGACCAGCCGCACCCGGCCCGAGCTGGCCCTGGCGGTGGAGGTGGAGACCGATGCCGGCGGCGGAGTCACGGCCTTCACCGGCCGTTTCGATCCCGACCGTCCCCATGTGACGCTCAGCATCATCGACAGCGGACCCGGCATTCCCCAGGCGGTGATCGCCCATGCCTTCGACCCGTTCTTCACCACCAAGGCGGCGCGCCAAGGCACCGGCCTCGGCCTGGCCGTGGTTCACAGTATCGTCCTGGCCCATCATGGCGCCATCGTGGTGCGCAGCCATCCCGACCGGGGATGCCGCTTCGACATCGTCCTGCCCATGGGCCAGGGTGATGCTGCCGCCGAGATGGCCGTGTCCGGCACGGAGGCGGCCTTGCCCCCCGGCACCCGGGTGCTGGTGGTGGATGACGACGCCGATTTCGGCGACATGATCCTGGCCATGCTGGAACATCGCGGCGTTGAGGCGGCGGTGGTGTCCTCGCCGCTGGATGCACTCGAGGTCCTGCGCGATCATCCCGACGCCTGGGATGTCATGGTGACCGACCAGACCATGCCGGGCATGCGGGGCATCGATCTGGTCAAGGCGGTCAAGGCCATCCGGCCCGATCTGCCCTGCCTGATCTGCACCGGCTATCCCGAGGCCCTGGACGAGGCCGCCCTGACCAAGGCCGGGGTCTTCGCCCTGCTGCACAAGCCGGTGGACTTCCCCCATTACTTCGCCCAGCTGGCCCGGGCCTTGGCGGTTGATTAG